From Bacteroidia bacterium, a single genomic window includes:
- a CDS encoding MBL fold metallo-hydrolase codes for MFITILIFATLILLVISFMQSPVFGKLPSGDRLERIKKSPNYKNGAFYNKSHTSIKTEGDSFFKIIKEFLLTKNRKPKSVMPTVKTDLMNLNPEDNILVWFGHSSYFMQIGGKKILFDPVLSGSVSPVRFTNKAIKGTDPYSTDDIPEIDYLFISHDHWDHLDYNTLAGLKHKVKNVICGLGTGEHIERWGYNPDIIYEKDWDEKIVFEDNFIVHTVTSRHFSGRTLKRNKTLWTSFIIETPLLKIFMGSDGGYDKHFADIGKTFGAFDLAILENGQYNKNWRHIHMLPEEVIKAAKDLNAKRILPIHSCKFILAIHLWAEPLKAISELNKKENLNIITPLIGEQVNLSDNSQKFSNWWESVK; via the coding sequence ATGTTTATCACCATTCTAATTTTTGCTACTCTTATTTTATTAGTAATTAGTTTTATGCAATCACCAGTATTTGGTAAATTGCCTTCAGGCGATAGACTAGAAAGAATTAAAAAATCGCCAAATTATAAAAATGGTGCATTTTATAACAAAAGTCATACTTCAATAAAAACAGAAGGTGACAGTTTCTTTAAAATAATTAAAGAATTTCTACTAACAAAGAACAGAAAGCCTAAAAGTGTTATGCCTACGGTTAAAACAGATTTGATGAATTTAAACCCCGAAGATAATATTCTGGTTTGGTTTGGGCATTCTTCGTATTTTATGCAGATTGGTGGCAAAAAGATTTTGTTCGACCCTGTTTTAAGTGGTTCGGTATCGCCGGTTCGTTTTACAAATAAGGCAATTAAAGGAACAGATCCGTATTCTACAGATGATATTCCCGAAATAGATTATCTTTTTATTTCTCACGATCATTGGGATCATCTAGATTATAATACTCTGGCAGGTTTAAAGCATAAGGTTAAAAATGTAATTTGCGGACTAGGTACCGGCGAACATATTGAACGTTGGGGGTATAACCCTGATATTATATATGAAAAAGACTGGGATGAAAAAATAGTTTTTGAAGATAACTTTATTGTACACACTGTTACATCCAGACATTTTTCGGGAAGAACTTTAAAACGTAACAAAACATTGTGGACATCATTTATTATCGAAACTCCACTCTTGAAAATATTTATGGGAAGTGATGGTGGTTACGATAAACATTTTGCAGATATAGGAAAAACTTTTGGTGCATTTGATTTGGCTATACTCGAAAATGGTCAGTACAATAAGAATTGGAGGCATATTCACATGTTGCCAGAAGAAGTTATAAAGGCGGCAAAAGATTTAAATGCAAAACGAATATTACCAATACATTCGTGTAAATTTATTCTTGCTATACATTTATGGGCCGAGCCATTAAAGGCAATTTCAGAACTAAATAAAAAAGAAAACCTGAATATTATTACACCTTTAATCGGCGAACAGGTTAATCTGTCAGATAATTCACAAAAGTTTTCTAACTGGTGGGAGAGTGTGAAATAA
- a CDS encoding NAD(P)-dependent oxidoreductase: MNNKINVLITGAAGNLGGILAKHLKPNPLVNLHLMIHKKDVAPELKNEDIKIIKADLSKKESLNNVFNNIDVIVHFAGILFKPNPDKFLPITNTEYFKNLVDAAVEQNVKRIILCSFPHVEGESFPDKPATGKLDAKPSSAHARTRLEEEKYMFSKAENNTFEAVSLRLGMVYGKGILMMDVAKILAKYWVLGIWRKPTWVHFISTQDFLTAFENAIIKQNIKGIYHLGDDGVQTLQDYFEVACPYWGHKKPWHNMPVWLIMLFANCCEKYSYIFGTRSLLTRDFIKIGMVSYYGDTKRMKEDILPSLKYKTFKDGLETFK; the protein is encoded by the coding sequence ATGAATAATAAAATAAATGTACTCATAACCGGTGCTGCTGGTAATCTTGGCGGAATACTTGCAAAACATTTAAAACCCAACCCTCTTGTTAATCTTCATTTAATGATTCATAAAAAAGATGTTGCTCCAGAATTAAAAAATGAGGACATTAAAATTATTAAAGCTGACCTTTCAAAAAAGGAATCTCTGAATAATGTTTTTAACAATATTGATGTTATAGTACATTTTGCAGGTATTTTGTTTAAACCAAATCCCGATAAGTTCTTACCCATTACAAACACCGAGTACTTTAAAAACTTAGTTGATGCTGCAGTAGAACAAAATGTAAAACGTATTATACTTTGCAGTTTTCCGCATGTTGAAGGTGAATCTTTCCCCGACAAACCTGCTACTGGAAAACTAGATGCAAAGCCGAGTTCAGCGCATGCACGTACACGACTCGAAGAAGAAAAATACATGTTCAGCAAAGCTGAAAACAATACCTTTGAAGCTGTATCATTACGATTGGGAATGGTTTACGGAAAAGGAATACTAATGATGGATGTTGCAAAAATACTGGCAAAATACTGGGTACTTGGAATATGGAGAAAGCCTACATGGGTACATTTTATTTCAACTCAGGATTTTCTTACTGCATTTGAAAATGCAATTATAAAACAAAATATAAAAGGCATTTACCATTTAGGTGATGATGGCGTGCAAACATTACAGGATTATTTTGAAGTTGCCTGTCCGTATTGGGGGCATAAAAAACCCTGGCACAATATGCCAGTATGGCTTATAATGCTTTTTGCCAATTGTTGCGAAAAGTATTCTTATATTTTCGGAACCCGCTCTCTCCTAACCCGCGACTTTATAAAAATTGGCATGGTATCATATTATGGCGACACTAAACGAATGAAAGAAGATATATTACCAAGCCTTAAATACAAGACTTTTAAAGATGGTTTAGAAACATTTAAGTAA
- a CDS encoding peptidase S41 gives MKKSIFTMLLVVITTIVFGQGNANNIEFNFGFENTVFKKTLPDNWFQWGNNYQLSIDKATKHSGENSVLLKPSEKANSKDFGCVAYKIPAVYVGKKIELKAYMKLQEVKDGSIGLMLRIDGSSGTLKFDNMQQKNINGTSDWTLYSVKLDYPQNARTIYIGAILSGSGQLWVDDFEILIDGKNIKDAKQIELKTFPAEKDKEFDKGSGIELTNLTKEQLNDLDILGKIWGFLKYYHPSVAQGNYNWDYELFRILPKIINCKNIIDRDNILNEWIKSLGTFEETNNSIENIKDIKIKPDLDWITKSNLSTELTTQLLKVKNAKRKDENYYIGLIAGVGNPEFKNENAYNSMKYPDAGFRLLSLFRYWNIIQYYFPYKNLIEENWTDVLKEFIPKYINASNEIEYKYAVLEIIARVHDTHANIWGEDEALKNYRGIYYSTLEIKFIENKAVVAGFYDEETGKESGMLLGDIITSINNVPVEKIVQDKLKYTPASNYPTQLRDIAEDLLRTNDTILNIEILRNGKPEKKTIKTYSSNKVNIYSKYNSTDTCFKLINKDIAYINNGSLKQDYLPAIWKEIEKAKGLIIDDRNYPSDFPIYELSNYLMPKRVPFVKFTNGSIEIPGLFTFTKTLDAGKKNKNFFKGKVVVLVNEISQSSAEYHAMAYRVSPDVKVIGSTTAGADGNVSQINIPGGLNTMISGIGVYYPDGKETQRVGIVPDIESKPTIEGIKNNKDEVLERAIEYINSGK, from the coding sequence ATGAAAAAATCAATTTTTACAATGTTGTTAGTAGTAATTACTACTATAGTATTTGGTCAGGGTAATGCTAATAATATAGAATTTAATTTTGGTTTTGAGAATACTGTATTTAAGAAAACACTTCCTGATAATTGGTTTCAGTGGGGAAACAATTATCAGTTAAGTATTGATAAAGCAACTAAGCATAGTGGTGAAAATTCTGTGCTTTTAAAACCATCTGAAAAAGCAAATTCAAAAGATTTTGGTTGTGTTGCATATAAAATACCGGCTGTATATGTAGGTAAAAAAATCGAGTTAAAAGCATATATGAAACTTCAGGAGGTTAAAGATGGTTCAATTGGCTTAATGCTTCGTATTGATGGATCTTCAGGTACATTGAAGTTTGATAATATGCAACAAAAAAATATTAATGGAACATCTGATTGGACATTGTATTCTGTGAAATTAGATTATCCACAAAACGCAAGAACTATATATATTGGTGCTATATTATCTGGCAGTGGGCAGCTTTGGGTAGATGATTTTGAAATTCTTATTGATGGAAAAAATATTAAAGATGCTAAACAAATAGAGTTAAAAACATTTCCTGCTGAAAAGGATAAAGAATTTGATAAAGGCTCCGGAATAGAATTAACAAATCTTACAAAAGAACAATTAAATGATCTTGATATATTAGGGAAAATATGGGGATTCTTAAAGTACTATCATCCTTCAGTTGCACAGGGAAATTATAACTGGGATTATGAATTATTCAGAATATTACCAAAAATAATTAACTGTAAAAATATAATTGACAGGGACAATATTTTAAACGAATGGATAAAAAGTCTTGGTACTTTCGAAGAAACAAATAATTCAATAGAGAATATTAAAGATATTAAAATTAAGCCCGATTTGGATTGGATTACAAAATCAAATCTTTCAACAGAATTAACAACACAACTTTTAAAAGTAAAAAATGCAAAACGAAAAGATGAAAATTACTATATCGGACTTATTGCCGGAGTTGGAAATCCTGAGTTTAAAAATGAGAATGCTTATAATTCTATGAAATATCCCGATGCGGGATTCAGGTTGTTATCATTGTTTCGTTATTGGAACATTATACAATATTATTTCCCTTACAAAAATTTAATAGAGGAAAATTGGACTGATGTTTTAAAAGAGTTTATACCAAAATATATTAATGCATCAAATGAAATTGAATACAAATATGCAGTATTGGAAATAATTGCAAGAGTTCATGATACGCATGCAAACATATGGGGAGAAGACGAGGCACTTAAAAATTACCGTGGAATTTATTATTCTACTTTGGAAATTAAATTTATAGAAAATAAAGCTGTTGTTGCAGGTTTTTATGATGAAGAGACAGGAAAAGAGTCGGGAATGTTATTGGGCGATATTATAACAAGCATTAATAATGTTCCTGTTGAAAAAATTGTACAAGATAAATTAAAATACACCCCTGCATCAAATTATCCCACGCAGTTAAGAGATATTGCTGAAGATTTATTACGAACAAATGATACAATATTAAATATTGAAATATTACGTAATGGAAAACCGGAGAAGAAAACTATTAAAACATATTCTTCTAACAAAGTAAATATTTATAGTAAATATAATAGCACTGATACTTGTTTTAAGCTAATAAATAAGGATATTGCTTATATTAATAACGGTTCACTTAAACAAGATTATTTGCCCGCAATATGGAAAGAAATAGAAAAAGCAAAAGGGCTGATTATTGATGACAGAAATTATCCTTCAGATTTTCCAATTTACGAGTTAAGTAATTATTTAATGCCTAAAAGGGTGCCATTTGTTAAATTTACAAACGGAAGCATAGAAATACCAGGACTTTTTACTTTTACAAAAACTTTAGATGCCGGAAAGAAAAATAAGAATTTCTTTAAAGGTAAAGTGGTTGTATTAGTAAATGAGATTTCACAAAGTTCTGCAGAGTACCATGCAATGGCATACAGGGTGTCGCCTGATGTCAAAGTAATTGGTTCTACAACTGCAGGAGCTGATGGTAATGTTTCGCAAATAAATATCCCCGGAGGTTTAAACACAATGATTAGTGGAATTGGAGTTTATTATCCTGATGGCAAAGAAACTCAAAGAGTAGGTATTGTTCCTGATATTGAAAGTAAACCAACAATTGAAGGAATTAAAAACAATAAAGATGAAGTTCTTGAAAGAGCGATAGAATATATTAATTCCGGGAAATAA
- a CDS encoding cation diffusion facilitator family transporter, with protein MVISNKESFAIKLSIYGSIIMAVTGILASLFGNSISLLFDALYTLIAMTISIVGLRISKLLKIQHSLKYNFGYYSFEPLFVLINGLLLMGLAVSLFVSSIQSIFNGGRIIELAVVTEYLIFSVLVCSSLTFMLRYFAKKTKSEILYTESVNWMLDALISVVVLIVFLMSIWLKQTQYSYLIPYLDPGITIILILFFVYQPIKLIKSGVSDLLLTAPPEKFTEEIKEKLLNNKQKFGFKELKINAAKIGRTTCIEVICFYDKNFEIKSIETIDNIKNQIKVEVESYSQNFEVRVSLSSINE; from the coding sequence ATGGTTATTAGTAATAAGGAATCTTTTGCAATTAAATTATCTATTTATGGTTCCATAATAATGGCTGTTACGGGTATTTTGGCTTCGTTATTTGGTAACTCAATTTCATTGTTATTTGATGCACTTTATACATTAATAGCAATGACAATTTCAATAGTAGGGTTACGTATTTCGAAATTATTGAAAATACAACACAGTTTAAAGTATAATTTTGGATACTATTCTTTTGAGCCGTTATTTGTATTAATTAACGGTTTGTTATTAATGGGATTAGCTGTATCGTTATTTGTTTCTTCAATTCAATCAATTTTTAATGGAGGTAGAATAATTGAACTGGCTGTTGTTACTGAATATTTAATTTTTTCGGTTTTAGTATGCAGTAGTTTAACATTTATGTTAAGGTATTTTGCTAAAAAAACAAAATCTGAAATACTTTATACAGAATCAGTTAACTGGATGCTTGATGCTCTTATAAGTGTTGTTGTTTTAATAGTTTTTTTAATGTCGATATGGTTAAAGCAAACTCAGTACAGCTATCTGATCCCATATTTAGATCCGGGAATAACAATTATTCTTATACTTTTCTTTGTTTATCAGCCAATAAAATTAATAAAATCAGGAGTTTCTGATTTGCTGCTAACAGCACCCCCCGAAAAATTTACAGAAGAGATAAAAGAAAAACTTCTAAACAATAAACAAAAGTTTGGATTTAAAGAATTAAAAATTAATGCTGCAAAAATTGGTAGAACAACGTGCATTGAAGTTATCTGTTTTTACGATAAAAATTTTGAGATTAAATCAATTGAAACAATCGACAATATAAAAAATCAGATAAAAGTTGAGGTCGAAAGTTATTCTCAAAATTTTGAGGTCAGAGTTTCGTTAAGCAGCATTAATGAATAA
- a CDS encoding T9SS type A sorting domain-containing protein, with protein MKTLKKICLKFYFILFIILTNISIGKSQSWYSISGVIDSSVTFIKEFNNRLYLFGNFDSIGNLPAKNLASWDGNSFTPLNMTINGTISKGVILNNKLIVIGNFTTINGIVVNRIAQMDTSGNWVPLGNGFDAIARDITIYNNEIYAVGYFKINGNAYYAAKWDGINWLGIGNIITPIGTIMAIEVFNNELYIGGYSEFRKWTGFSWVVVGGGMIPDFYGGDNIWSLHAYGSYLYVGGQFAGGGSINSYGFIKWDGNNWSAPGFSSFDFASRVLGYNGKLYMQGSCMQIICNQAAIWNGTNAVTYNFTSYSNFTTFNGDLYISCALNGNPVTLKKLCTMNDCSLITGSIYNDENSNCIFDSNDTLLTNRIIEITPGPYYSYADSNGNYSTLIPPGTYNVKCVPQLYWDINCPNNITNSYDINVLSGSAGNYNFGWNPNQIVQDLQINIAANTPHPGFIYNVAIQYKNVGTFPMNGNIELTYDPVLTFVSSIPLLNSQTSNVLSWNFTNLQYDEQHTIHISFQVPALPSLINSQLVLYTSINPIVGDETPINNVDSVVSIVSGSFDPNFKEVFPIGYGSLGDILLNDSVLKYTIHFQNTGNDTAKTVIIQDTISDYLDISTIFPNAASHPYEFNLSGQNIATWKFRNINLPDSTTNPIQSQGFLSYTIKQNESNSEGIIIRNKAQIYFDFNPAIATNSTVNRVVSTLGIKTNKTNNNITIFPNPSNGVFNIKFNEIKSDENYTILISDVDGKQLFKKVITDLTNITTVNLANQTKGVYILKVIDSSNIYVKKIIRQ; from the coding sequence ATGAAAACATTAAAAAAGATTTGCTTAAAATTTTATTTTATATTATTTATCATTTTAACAAATATTTCAATTGGAAAATCACAATCTTGGTATTCTATAAGTGGTGTAATTGATAGTTCTGTGACATTTATAAAAGAATTTAACAATAGATTATATTTATTCGGAAATTTTGATAGTATTGGAAATTTACCAGCAAAAAATTTAGCAAGTTGGGATGGAAATAGTTTTACACCATTAAATATGACAATTAATGGTACCATATCTAAAGGAGTAATATTAAATAACAAACTAATCGTTATTGGAAATTTTACTACAATTAATGGAATTGTTGTTAACAGAATTGCTCAAATGGACACCTCTGGAAATTGGGTGCCTTTAGGAAATGGCTTTGATGCTATTGCCAGAGATATAACAATTTATAATAATGAAATTTATGCTGTTGGCTATTTTAAAATAAATGGCAATGCTTATTATGCTGCAAAATGGGATGGAATTAACTGGCTTGGCATTGGTAATATTATTACACCAATTGGTACAATAATGGCAATTGAAGTTTTTAATAACGAGTTATATATTGGTGGATATTCAGAGTTTAGAAAATGGACTGGTTTTAGTTGGGTTGTTGTAGGAGGCGGTATGATACCAGACTTTTATGGAGGTGATAATATTTGGTCGCTTCATGCATATGGCAGTTATTTATATGTTGGAGGTCAATTTGCCGGAGGTGGTTCTATAAACTCATATGGTTTCATTAAATGGGATGGTAATAATTGGTCGGCACCCGGATTTTCCAGTTTTGATTTCGCGTCACGTGTATTGGGGTATAATGGAAAATTATATATGCAAGGATCTTGTATGCAAATTATCTGTAACCAGGCAGCAATTTGGAATGGAACTAATGCTGTAACATATAACTTTACTTCATATTCAAATTTCACCACATTTAATGGCGATTTATATATTAGTTGTGCATTAAATGGCAATCCAGTAACCTTAAAGAAATTATGTACAATGAATGATTGTTCATTGATTACTGGTTCCATTTATAATGATGAGAATTCAAATTGTATTTTTGATAGCAATGATACGCTCCTTACTAATCGGATTATCGAAATAACTCCTGGACCATATTATTCATATGCTGATTCTAACGGAAATTATTCAACTCTTATTCCTCCGGGAACATATAATGTGAAATGTGTGCCACAACTTTATTGGGACATAAATTGTCCTAACAATATTACAAACAGTTATGATATTAATGTACTTTCGGGTAGTGCTGGAAATTATAATTTCGGATGGAATCCTAATCAGATTGTTCAGGATTTACAGATTAATATTGCAGCAAATACACCTCATCCGGGATTTATATATAATGTAGCAATCCAATATAAAAATGTTGGAACATTTCCAATGAATGGAAATATTGAGCTAACATATGACCCAGTTTTAACATTTGTTTCAAGCATTCCGTTATTAAATAGCCAAACTAGTAATGTTCTTTCATGGAACTTTACAAATCTTCAATATGACGAGCAACATACTATTCATATCTCCTTTCAGGTTCCTGCATTACCAAGTTTAATTAATAGCCAGTTAGTTTTATATACTTCTATTAATCCAATTGTTGGAGATGAAACACCTATAAATAATGTTGATTCTGTTGTAAGTATAGTTTCTGGTTCATTTGACCCAAATTTCAAAGAAGTATTTCCTATAGGTTACGGAAGCTTAGGAGATATTCTACTAAATGACTCAGTTCTTAAATATACAATTCATTTTCAAAATACTGGAAATGATACGGCAAAAACCGTAATTATACAAGATACTATTTCGGATTATCTTGATATTTCTACGATATTTCCAAATGCAGCAAGTCATCCTTATGAGTTTAATTTAAGTGGGCAAAATATAGCTACTTGGAAATTCCGTAACATTAATCTACCAGATAGTACAACTAATCCAATACAAAGTCAGGGCTTTTTATCTTATACAATTAAACAAAATGAATCAAATAGCGAAGGCATTATAATTAGAAATAAAGCACAAATATATTTTGATTTTAATCCAGCTATTGCAACAAACTCAACGGTTAATCGTGTTGTTAGTACTTTAGGAATTAAAACAAATAAAACAAATAATAACATTACTATTTTCCCGAACCCAAGTAATGGGGTATTTAATATTAAATTCAATGAAATTAAAAGTGACGAAAACTATACTATTCTGATTTCAGATGTAGATGGTAAGCAATTATTTAAAAAAGTGATTACTGATCTTACAAATATCACTACAGTTAATTTGGCAAATCAGACTAAAGGAGTTTATATATTGAAAGTAATTGACTCAAGTAATATTTATGTAAAAAAAATAATTAGACAATAA